In Leishmania major strain Friedlin complete genome, chromosome 26, a genomic segment contains:
- the HSP70.4 gene encoding heat shock protein 70-related protein, translating to MSSTNAIGIDLGTTYSCVGVFKNEQVDIIANDQGNRTTPSYVAFTETERLIGDAAKNQVAMNPSNTVFDAKRMIGRKFDDPDLQSDMKHWPFKVIVKDGKPVISVEYQNQTKTFFPEEISAMVLQKMKETAEAYLGTTVKDAVITVPAYFNDSQRQATKDAGSIAGLNVLRIINEPTAAAIAYGMDRKGDKGEKNVLIFDLGGGTFDVTLLTIESGVFEVKATAGDTHLGGEDFDNRLVDYFATELKMRCGKDCRGNARATRRLRTACERVKRTLSSSTTANIEIDALYEGNDFFSKITRARFEEMCRDQFEKCLEPVKKVLADADMKPQDVDDVVLVGGSTRIPKIQQIVSQFFGGKELNRSINPDEAVAYGAAVQAHILAGGHSSKTDGLLLLDVTPLSLGVETSGGVMSVLIPRNSTMPVQKTQTYSNNADNQRNVVIKVYEGERPLVSQCQCLGTFTLTDIPPMPRGKARINVTFDVNTDGILIVSAVEESGGRKEAITIQNDTGRLSKEQIESMVREAEKFAEEDRMNSERVEARNTLENYTFSMRATLDDPDVQNGITQGDRQQIQDAVNAASSWLEKNREATKEEYMEQTKLIEGIAHPILSEFYKKRVMEAPPSAGPKDGAPSDEVPHAEDVD from the coding sequence ATGTCGTCTACCAACGCCATCGGCATCGACCTGGGCACGACGTACTCgtgcgtcggcgtcttcaAGAACGAGCAGGTGGACATCATTGCCAACGACCAGGGTAACCGCACAACGCCGTCTTATGTGGCCTTCACCGAGACAGAGCGCCTGATCGGCGATGCCGCGAAGAACCAGGTGGCCATGAACCCGAGCAACACCGTGTTTGACGCGAAGCGCATGATCGGCCGCAAGTTCGACGATCCTGACCTTCAGTCGGACATGAAGCACTGGCCCTTCAAGGTGATCGTCAAGGACGGCAAGCCGGTCATCAGCGTCGAGTACCAGAACCAGACCAAGACCTTTTTCCCAGAGGAGATCTCGGCTATGGTGCTGCAGAAAATgaaggagacggcggaggccTACCTCGGCACGACCGTCAAGGACGCCGTCATCACCGTCCCGGCGTACTTCAACGACTCGCAGCGCCAGGCAACGAAGGACGCCGGCTCCATCGCTGGCCTCAACGTGCTGCGCATCATCAACGagcccaccgccgccgctatcGCGTACGGCATGGACCGCAAGGGAGACAAGGGGGAGAAGAATGTGCTCATCTTCGAccttggcggcggcacgtTCGATGTGACGCTGCTGACGATCGAGTCCGGCGTGTTCGAGGTAAAGGCAACCGCGGGTGACACGCACCTTGGCGGCGAGGACTTCGACAACCGTCTCGTCGACTACTTCGCCACTGAGCTCAAGATGCGCTGCGGCAAGGACTGCCGTGGCAACGCCCGCGCCACGCGCCGTCTGCGCACGGCGTGCGAGCGCGTGAAGCGCACGCTGTCCAGCTCCACGACGGCAAACATCGAGATTGACGCGCTGTACGAGGGCAATGACTTCTTCTCGAAgatcacgcgcgcgcgcttcgaGGAGATGTGCCGCGATCAGTTTGAGAAGTGCCTCGAGCCGGTGAAAAAGGTGCTGGCAGATGCGGATATGAAGCCGCAGGACGTGGAcgacgtcgtcctcgtcggcggATCGACCCGAATCCCAAAGATCCAGCAGATTGTCTCGCAGTTCTTCGGCGGCAAGGAGCTGAACCGCTCCATCAACCCCGATGAGGCCGTTGCGtacggtgcggcggtgcaggcgcaCATTCTCGCCGGCGGTCATTCCTCTAAGACTgacgggctgctgctgcttgacgtgacgccgctctcgctcggTGTGGAGACATCCGGCGGTGTCATGTCCGTGCTCATCCCGCGCAACTCGACGATGCCGGTGCAAAAGACGCAGACATACTCGAACAACGCCGATAATCAGCGTAACGTGGTGATCAAGGTGTACGAAGGCGAGCGTCCGCTGGTTTCGCAGTGTCAGTGCCTCGGCACCTTCACGCTGACCGACATCCCACCCATGCCGCGCGGCAAGGCGCGCATCAACGTCACGTTCGACGTGAACACGGACGGCATCCTCATCGTGAGCGCCGTCGAGGAGTCGGGTGGTCGAAAGGAGGCCATCACGATCCAGAACGACACGGGCCGTCTGAGCAAGGAGCAGATCGAGAGCATGGTGCGGGAGGCCGAAAAGTTTGCTGAGGAGGACAGGATGAACAGCGAGCGCGTCGAGGCACGCAACACGCTGGAAAACTACACCTTCTCCATGCGCGCCACCCTAGACGACCCGGATGTGCAGAATGGAATCACGCAGGGGGACCGCCAGCAAATCCAGGACGCCGTCAACGCTGCCTCGAGCTGGCTTGAGAAAAACCGGGAGGCCACCAAGGAGGAGTACATGGAGCAGACGAAGCTGATCGAGGGCATCGCGCACCCGATTTTGTCGGAGTTCTACAAAAAGCGTGTCATGGAGGCCCCACCAAGCGCTGGGCCGAAGGACGGTGCCCCCTCAGATGAGGTGCCCCACGCCGAAGACGTTGACTAA